A window of Flammeovirga kamogawensis genomic DNA:
CAGGGCCAAAAAAACCATTGTAAAACCCGATCATAATTATTGTCAGGTATATTAATAGAAGTGGAGTTTTAGCTTTATTCTCTTCTTTTTTGGGATATCTTTTCTTTAAAAATTCCATACAGAATAAAGAAAGTATAATAAACAAAAGGAGATACAACATCCATTGTGTATTTAAATATCTACTACATTCTGCTCCACCAATAGCAGCAAACAATGAAATAAAGCAAGATGTGATTAAAAGCTTATCAAAATTAATTATACCACTTTTTATATATCTAATAGTGGCAGTTAAGTTTCCTGTAGTTAAAACAGCCTTATTGGTTCCTAATAATAAATATTCAGGTAAACCGAGTGATATCAAAACAGGTAAGGATAACATGCCACCCCCACCAGATATTGCAGTGATAACGGATGAAAATATGCATACTAAAAACCAAATTATATATTTTATTATAGGTTCTTCCAATGGAGTTATTTCTTATGAATAGTAAAACTACAAGTTATGCATAAGATTAGTAATGAATGACTTAATGTTTCTAAAAATTTATAACTTGGGATTGACATACTTCTGAACTATCTTAAAATTTGACTAAAAAATGAAGCTAGAAATAACAAACACCTATTTAAAAGGAAGAATTTTTTGGGGACAAAAGTATTTTAAAAATATACTTTATAATTCTCTAAAAGTGTTTTTACCTGCTTTTGTATTTTCATCATTATTATTAGTAGCAAAAATAAACGTAAGTATACTTCTATTGATTGCATCCCCTGTAGTATTAACCTCTGTATTTATTGGGTTATGTTTTCTTCTTTATGGATCATCCACAATTTATTGCGATGAAGATACCTTTAGATTAAAAATGTTATCAGGACATTCAATAGAATTACCTATTAGTAAAATAGCTCAGTTCTATTTAAAGAAAGATATTGCTCGTTCAACTTTACTTGGGAAGCCTTTTGTAACACTTTATTTAAGAACAAAAGAGGATAATGATATACGTTGTTTTGGTAGGCACTCCTTACCATCAGAAGAAGGACGTAGGTTAGAAGAACATATAGAACAATTTATAGGAATTGAAGATCATTATATTCATGGAGAATACCATGAAAGGGGAATCCAAAAAGATTTTTTTACAGCAAAAAAATCTATTGAAATAAATACCTCAGAAGAAACAATAACATTAAATACAGAGGAGTATTTGATAGAACGAAAATTTCAGTATGAATGGAATAAAGGAAGAATTGATCATGCACTTTGGGCAACAAATGGAACAGACGATGTCAAAATTTATGTCGTAAATGACCAGTATTACCTTGAAAAGAGTATCAATTTTTCAAAATTACTAGCCCCATATATTAAAAATAATTGTATTGATTTAGATGAAATTCCTTTAACTCTAATGTATGAAGATATGTCATTTGTAAAAGCAACTTCCGACAAGGGTAAATTTTTTAAAAGAGATTTTGAAAAAGAAGAAGTTAATGTTGAGCATATTATG
This region includes:
- a CDS encoding sulfite exporter TauE/SafE family protein; its protein translation is MEEPIIKYIIWFLVCIFSSVITAISGGGGMLSLPVLISLGLPEYLLLGTNKAVLTTGNLTATIRYIKSGIINFDKLLITSCFISLFAAIGGAECSRYLNTQWMLYLLLFIILSLFCMEFLKKRYPKKEENKAKTPLLLIYLTIIMIGFYNGFFGPGTGVISFFLFSYLTPMKVMESVAFSKTIAVVSSLTAFAYFTYLGRIDWIYACIGILGAILGSWIGAGIAMKVDSKKVKIFFNVTLSVFLIKILFDLFY